The Chrysiogenia bacterium DNA segment TGAGCGAATCAGCCGCCGCACAAGTCGTCGCGCCGATTGTCTAGGAATTACGGCTCGCCGCGCGCGTCCAGTTCTTCATTCAGCATCCTGCGCCAGCGCTCCCAGATGCCATAGGCCCCCTGCACCATGCGGCGGTATTCACCGATGCGACGGGCGTATTCGGCGGCGATACGCTCGCGCCAGGCAAGCAGCAACATTTCGTCATCGGGCGCGGCCAGTGCGACGAGGCTCTCTCGCAGCACGCACAGGTCGTGGGCCTCCCCCAGAAGATCCTGCACGTGTTTGAGATCGCGTCCCTCGGCGATGTC contains these protein-coding regions:
- a CDS encoding CHAD domain-containing protein, translating into QRLTKLAGNVLAFEELAQRRLEEIESLDTKAAFERDEERYHELRIAVKHLRYVVENFLPELDIAEGRDLKHVQDLLGEAHDLCVLRESLVALAAPDDEMLLLAWRERIAAEYARRIGEYRRMVQGAYGIWERWRRMLNEELDARGEP